Proteins from a single region of Drosophila biarmipes strain raj3 chromosome 3R, RU_DBia_V1.1, whole genome shotgun sequence:
- the LOC108025328 gene encoding uncharacterized protein LOC108025328 isoform X1, with amino-acid sequence MPMNNPVKMKANPTILLVSLLLVIQQSCQATQKPPLGQPLIQLSHDNADDDYPEVKDEIHLEDFFWTGSGDGPPDFLKKVHTGITKGKDTVFKTETVVATIYVDGNNEIDIPICLDCKPDDGGGTWDMGGPGMPPLNYSATDRRYWLLTVMSGFYTAKDNPSLEEKLARLYRLAFTRQQTRHLGINGAQQMGGANPPAAPRDRRKSLTPPTRPETTTGSPADDVEILDMQEDEEHYIKNVRRLGEDTEWASNSEEEDQQQQSEEPPPMGVTTSTSTESMDYGAYVTLIPWELIQQNGKSEKLREVHEALLTKQPPVQQQQQRQRGMEMGMEPPRSQPQTQSLYRDEHVRVVIHNLTQISEADVQKWSTNTNGFGAMEEHNYVNLKFSNDRPIANQTELIYTVLVNGRPVLATTAAKDMELVSEFEAVKTFGQAVYMKSEPYIREPTATALAPVPRSGQAGFFNSVKNNVALVVISSLAILLLMLLLVAVLLLGRTRSRQRELSAVNRNSSRNELLSEGQSMRPTTSERAEGEPSPGHSHSRESAGVRNFSYEREPRISFPAPPQETQARSRRDSISSSTDNTSDSSVYCPINPPSADVQRILDDKAARLFDAHKRRHQYDRAEGHEETVYTSVVSEKKGDKMRHKSRRRYLNENRVGSLETSPVQGSLAGHSSAEDSPEVMRRSYENFQRNEAFNPHNNYHRNKLLTQKTGRGVSAEAINKEMMRNLQPSDKSDTASVGSFLSMASVRAFPKSTHPEPLNRVLDPVFVTYYDNVNAVAPHNSTRSLRSHKSQGSKDTTIATIASFPSPKAPPSSVRNVRSASHSDNPDPGVVGPVVWERHKKKQSQGEPGGETPKNKTNRNSNNNNDDDEDEDEDDDNGDVRFGAKSQALDYADYNPSPLHNPSAIRNHYEGLLEGALQMYSSQDDIPMPLPTQNFTNNRRATKREHRGSSAGLPSFHPSGGPQTIAERPATAQPEKTSKSAHSTQPPSPTYSAWGGGSMYSSHSTLNRPVSAGPTQRRENRLDPSNPTGGSSGTAPLIEAIQSELRKFKQQHE; translated from the exons ATGCCCATGAATAATCCAGTGAAAATGAAAGCAAATCCCACGATTCTGCTTGTATCTTTACTCTTGGTCATCCAACAAAGCTGCCAGGCCACGCAAAAGCCGCCGCTTGGCCAGCCGCTTATACAATTAAGTCACG ACAACGCCGATGATGACTATCCCGAAGTTAAGGACGAAATACACTTGGAAGACTTTTTTTGGACTGGCTCGGGCGACGGCCCTCCGGATTTCCTGAAGAAGGTGCACACGGGCATTACCAAGGGCAAGGATACGGTTTTCAAGACCGAAACCGTGGTGGCCACCATCTATGTGGATGGAAATAAT GAAATCGACATACCCATTTGCCTGGACTGTAAGCCCGACGATGGCGGCGGCACTTGGGATATGGGTGGTCCGGGAATGCCTCCCCTGAACTACTCCGCCACGGATCGAAGATACTGGCTGCTGACGGTCATGTCGGGCTTCTATACCGCCAAGGATAACCCCAGTTTGGAGGAGAAGCTGGCACGGCTCTACCGCCTGGCTTTTACCAG GCAGCAAACGCGTCATCTGGGAATAAATGGAGCTCAGCAAATGGGAGGGGCTAACCCTCCGGCGGCACCTCGAGACCGTAGGAAGTCCCTAACCCCGCCAACAAGACCTGAAACCACGACGGGATCACCCGCAGATGATGTGGAAATACTGGACATgcaggaggacgaggagcacTACATCAAGAATGTGAGGAGACTGGGCGAAGACACCGAGTGGGCCAGCAActcggaggaggaggaccagcagcagcagtccgAGGAGCCCCCTCCGATGGGGGTCACCACCTCGACCAGCACAGAGTCGATGGATTATGGGGCATACGTTACTCTGATCCCCTGGGAGCTCATACAGCAGAATGGGAAATCGGAAAAGTTGCGGGAAGTGCACGAAGCCTTGTTGACTAAGCAACCGCCggtgcagcaacaacaacagcggcagcggggGATGGAAATGGGGATGGAACCACCCCGATCCCAGCCCCAGACCCAGTCGCTCTATAGGGACGAGCACGTCAGAGTTGTCATACACAACCTAACGCAAATTAGCGAGGCGGATGTGCAGAAGTGGAGCACCAACACCAACGGCTTCGGTGCCATGGAGGAGCACAACTACGTCAACCTCAAATT CAGCAATGATCGTCCCATAGCCAACCAAACCGAGTTGATATACACGGTTTTGGTGAATGGTCGACCTGTTTTGGCCACCACAGCAGCCAAGGACATGGAGCTGGTCAGCGAATTCGAGGCGGTCAAGACATTTGGACAGGCTGTCTACATGAAATCAGAGC CCTACATAAGGGAGCCCACAGCCACTGCTTTGGCACCCGTTCCTCGGAGTGGACAGGCTGGGTTCTTCAACTCGGTGAAAAACAATGTGGCTTTGGTGGTCATTAGCTCCTTGGCCATTCTCCTGCTGATGTTGCTCCTTGTGGCAGTCTTACTTCTGGGAAGAACGCGTTCCCGGCAAAGGGAACTAAGTGCAGTCAACAG AAACTCCTCCCGCAACGAACTTCTCTCCGAGGGTCAATCCATGCGACCCACGACCAGTGAGAGGGCCGAAGGAGAACCCAGTCCAGGACACTCGCACTCCAGGGAGTCGGCGGGTGTGCGTAACTTCTCCTACGAACGGGAGCCTCGCATCAGCTTTCCAGCTCCGCCGCAGGAGACCCAAGCCCGATCCCGTCGCGATTCCATATCCTCCTCCACGGACAACACTTCCGACTCGTCGGTCTACTGCCCCATCAATCCGCCGAGTGCCGATGTCCAAAGGATTCTGGACGACAAGGCAGCCCGTTTGTTTGATGCCCATAAGAGGCGTCATCAGTACGATCGAGCCGAGGGCCACGAGGAAACGGTCTACACATCGGTGGTGTCCGAGAAGAAGGGCGACAAGATGCGGCACAAATCAAGGAGGCGCTATCTGAACGAGAACCGCGTGGGTTCCCTGGAGACGAGTCCTGTCCAGGGGTCCCTGGCTGGACACTCCTCCGCGGAGGATTCCCCGGAGGTCATGCGTCGGAGTTACGAGAACTTTCAGAGGAACGAGGCCTTCAACCCCCACAACAACTACCATCGGAACAAGTTGCTGACCCAGAAAACCGGGCGAGGCGTTTCCGCCGAGGCCATTAACAAGGAGATGATGAGGAATCTGCAACCGTCTGACAAGTCCGACACGGCCAGTGTGGGATCCTTCCTGTCGATGGCTTCTGTGAGGGCGTTCCCCAAGAGTACTCACCCGGAACCGCTTAACCGAGTGCTCGATCCCGTCTTCGTCACCTACTACGACAACGTGAATGCAGTGGCACCGCACAACTCCACGAGATCCCTGAGGTCCCACAAGTCGCAGGGCAGCAAGGACACCACCATAGCCACCATCGCCAGCTTTCCCAGCCCCAAGGCACCGCCGTCGTCCGTTAGGAACGTGCGTTCCGCCTCGCACAGCGACAATCCGGATCCGGGCGTGGTGGGTCCCGTGGTCTGGGAGCGGCACAAGAAGAAGCAGTCGCAGGGTGAGCCGGGAGGAGAAACCCCAAAGAATAAAACTAACCGTaacagtaataataataacgatgacgacgaggacgaggacgaggacgatgaCAATGGCGACGTTCGATTTGGGGCCAAGTCGC AGGCCCTCGACTATGCGGACTACAATCCCAGTCCGCTGCACAATCCGTCGGCGATTCGAAATCACTACGAGGGGCTCTTGGAGGGAGCCCTGCAGATGTACTCCAGCCAAGACGACATACCCATGCCCTTGCCCACCCAGAATTTCACGAACAACAGGAGGGCTACGAAGAGGGAGCACAGGGGCTCGTCGGCGGGGTTGCCCAG CTTTCATCCTTCGGGAGGGCCCCAAACCATTGCTGAACGCCCGGCAACAGCCCAGCCGGAGAAGACCTCCAAGTCGGCGCACTCCACGCAACCACCATCCCCGACTTATAGTGCCTGGGGAGGGGGCAGCATGTATAGCTCCCATTCCACCCTAAACCGACCCGTGAGTGCTGGTCCCACTCAGAGGAGGGAGAACAGATTGGATCCGTCCAATCCCACTGGAGGCTCTTCGGGAACTGCGCCCCTTATCGAGGCCATACAATCCGAGCTGCGCAAGTTCAAGCAACAGCACGAGTAG